Genomic DNA from Streptomyces sp. GS7:
AAAAGACATCCTGAGGTATTTTCCTGCCATGCATCATGTGGTCGCGCTCGTCCATCCACCGCAGTCGACCTTCGAACTCGGCTGCGCGGCCGAGGTGTTCGGGATCTCCCGGCGGGGAATCCCGGCCCGGTACGCCTTCGGGGTGTGCACGGAACACCCCGGTCCGGTGCCGACCCTCGCCGGGTACGACATGCTCGTGACCGACGGGCTGGAGGCACTCGACCGCGCGGACACCGTCGTCGTCCCCGGGTGGCTGCCCACGGAGCAGCCGCCCTCGCCCCCGGTCGTCGCGGCCCTGCGCCGCGCACACGGGCGCGGAGCGCGGGTGGTCAGCATCTGCTCCGGCGCCTTCGCGCTGGGCCACGCCGGGCTGTTGGACGGGCGGCGGGCGACCACGCACTGGGCGCGGGCGGGCCAACTCGCCGACCGGTTCCCGGCCGCGCGGGTGGACCCGGACGTGCTGTACGTGGACGACGGTGACGTGGCCACCAGCGCGGGCTCCGGCGCGGGCATCGACCTCTGCCTGCATCTCGTCCGCGCGGACCACGGCGCCGGGTACGCCGCGCAGGTGGCCCGCAGCATGGTCATGCCGCCGCACCGGGAGGGCGGGCAGCTCCAGTACTCGGCGCCGCCGCACCCCGCCCAGATCGACGGTACGCTCGCGCCCCTGCTGGAGTGGATCACCGGACGGCTCGACGAGCCGCTCACCGTCGACGAACTGGCCGCGCACGCAGGGGTGTCGGCCCGTACCCTCGCCCGTCGGTTCGCCGATCAGCTCGGCGCCAGTCCGGGGCGGTGGCTGCTCGCGCAGCGCATCGCCACCGCCCGCGAACTGCTGGAATCCACCGACCTCCCCCTGGAGGCCGTCGCGCGTCGCGTCGGCCTCTCCTCGGCCGTCAATCTCCGCAGGCGCTTTCTGCGCGCCGTGGGGACGACGCCGGGTGCCTACCGGCGCGCGTTCCGCGCCGAGCCGTGACGGCGGCAGCGGGGTCGGGGCAGGGGGAGGTCGGTCCTCCGTAGGCGAGCCCGGCCGTCAACCGGGCAGGTTCGCCAGCCACTTGGTCAGCAGCTGGTCGACCTCGTCGCGGCGCTCCTGCTGGATCCAGTGCCCGCAGCCTTCGAGGAGGTGCGAGGCGACCAGACCCGGCATGGTGGTGGGGAACGCCGTGATCGCGTCGGCCAGCCAGCCGAGGGTGGCGTCCTGGCTGCCGCCGATGAACAGGGACGGCTGGGTGAGCGGGGCGCCGGCGAGGTCGGCGAGGTCCTCCCAGTCCCGGTCCATGTTCCGGTAGCGGTTGAGGGCCCCGCTCATGCCCGTACGCTCGAA
This window encodes:
- a CDS encoding helix-turn-helix domain-containing protein; translated protein: MHHVVALVHPPQSTFELGCAAEVFGISRRGIPARYAFGVCTEHPGPVPTLAGYDMLVTDGLEALDRADTVVVPGWLPTEQPPSPPVVAALRRAHGRGARVVSICSGAFALGHAGLLDGRRATTHWARAGQLADRFPAARVDPDVLYVDDGDVATSAGSGAGIDLCLHLVRADHGAGYAAQVARSMVMPPHREGGQLQYSAPPHPAQIDGTLAPLLEWITGRLDEPLTVDELAAHAGVSARTLARRFADQLGASPGRWLLAQRIATARELLESTDLPLEAVARRVGLSSAVNLRRRFLRAVGTTPGAYRRAFRAEP